The Bombus pyrosoma isolate SC7728 linkage group LG3, ASM1482585v1, whole genome shotgun sequence genome has a segment encoding these proteins:
- the LOC122565795 gene encoding WD repeat-containing protein 75 — MQMKLNTRRESTNIEVIDVDDLVVTRKGGGSIIDQRPVFSHDGETLYIVRKHVIRSYSTQTGDFVKELEPANYRIAGLIIHPENPNLIIACTENGELNFWSCQSGIITKKLKLKFQIEPKIKTFHIVNYKTHNGNELRQVLVTYISKCNTKIYIVLFDLDNGVCAKSTCISTKSYEYYVDIIGNHGENLIALLHDVDLHILNPSRNFVDKLHKTGKTGRIPTCIAGHPEEECVATGDTTGRVVVWKGLFQTRPYTAVYHWHTLPVTEIAFSKSGGHMYTGGGECVLVKWVLANSHQKSFLPRLPAPIKHLTIAPDNLYVAVSTLDNGIVVVNPQRKLTSVIQNFTWGVTLSSKDLFPAGLIVDPRTNCLVLNSRTGHVQFYNTHTKSLLYNINITAQNFLTQERNVLIINTEVTKIAINHDGMWMATVEERNDKMSCIEVRLKFWMYNVKQQQFALNTSIELPHDGGVNALHFQPCMLFGDEGQLLAVTTGRDRKFKLWHLVEPSSLHKKNKYWQCHSVGDYRNLPATDAGFSIDGSLVGIGFDSSLTIWTPDTCTFKCSLTHCQYQYPVTRIEFGKQDACHLVVAVSTQHIAVWNILSLTLIWSVPLKIATLTADPKSTYMAVFTTDNSLFVFTPHKSTPVYTRKDFIENNSFILGATFVPHLQVKRDSSYRSWQRRSQLFFLDSNQELLTLEPESEVTISLEILSTNATVPATAFSNLIASTTTSDKEVPAPFMHEQLRTGKGMVKELLSVSAHTLPPMKMLCASFITSLLSSSVSKTQSPDDRIERDETMQNDEESEESEEELSRPENRESPPVAEIDNVDETKVQLVDHNWSFLRTILPDREEIEQQLIDDNLESTLPSENVYNLA; from the exons ATGCAGATGAAACTGAATACGCGACGCGAGTCAACAAATATTGAAGTAATTGATGTAGACGATTTAGTTGTAACGAGAAAAGGTGGAGGAAGTATAATTGATCAACGGCCAGTTTTTTCACACGATGGAGA aacattatatatagtaaGGAAGCATGTTATAAGATCTTACAGTACACAAACTGGAGACTTTGTTAAAGAATTAGAACCAGCAAATTATAGAATTGCaggattaataatacatcCAGAAAATCCCAATCTGATCATTGCCTGTACAGAAAAtggagaattaaatttttggaGTTGTCAAAGTGGCATTATCACAAAGAAATTG aaattaaaatttcaaatagagccaaaaataaaaacgtttcacattgtaaattataaaactcaTAATGGAAATGAATTGCGCCAAGTGCTTGTAACGTATATTTCTAAATGCaacacaaaaatttatatagtgTTATTTGATCTGGATAATGGAGTTTGTGCAAAGTCTACATGTATAtc GACAAAATCTTATGAATACTATGTTGATATAATTGGTAATCATGGTGAGAATTTAATAGCACTCCTTCATGATGTAGATCTGCATATATTGAATCCATCaagaaattttgttgataaatt ACATAAGACGGGTAAAACAGGTAGAATACCAACGTGCATTGCTGGACATCCAGAAGAAGAATGTGTTGCCACGGGAGATACGACTGGTCGTGTCGTAGTATGGAAGGGTTTGTTTCAAACAAGACCTTATACAGCAGTTTATCATTGGCATACATTACCTGTTACAGAAATAGCATTCAGTAAATCGG gtGGTCATATGTATACAGGAGGAGGAGAATGTGTTCTAGTGAAATGGGTTTTAGCAAATTCACATCAAAAATCCTTCCTTCCTCGATTACCTGCACCTATTAAACATCTTACTATTGCTCCTGATAATTTATACGTGGCTGTATCTACTTTAGATAATg GTATTGTGGTTGTAAATCCACAAAGAAAATTGACATCagttatacaaaattttacatgGGGCGTGACCTTATCTTCTAAAGATTTATTTCCTGCTGGCCTTATTGTTGATCCGCGTACGAATTGTTTAGTTTTAAACAGCCGTACCGGACatgttcaattttataatacccatacaaaaagtttattatataat ataaatattacggcacaaaattttttaacgcaaGAGCGTAATGTACTTATTATAAACACGGAAGTTACAAAGATAGCAATAAATCACGATGGTATGTGGATGGCGACTGTTGAagaacgaaacgataaaatgtCATGTATAGAAGTAAGGCTGAAATTTTggatgtataacgttaaacaacAACA GTTCGCATTAAACACGTCAATCGAGCTTCCTCACGATGGCGGTGTGAATGCTTTGCACTTCCAACCGTGCATGTTATTCGGTGACGAGGGACAGTTACTGGCAGTTACAACAGGCAgagatagaaaattcaaattatggCATCTCGTAGAACCTTCATCCTTACACA aaaaaaataaatactggCAGTGCCATAGTGTAGGAGATTATAGAAATCTGCCTGCAACGGATGCTGGTTTCTCGATTGATGGTTCATTAGTTGGTATTGGTTTCGATTCTAGTCTAACAATATGGACTCCTGATACTTGTACATTTAAATGTAGCCTTACACATTGTCAATATCAGTATCCAGTGAC ACGAATTGAATTTGGAAAACAAGATGCTTGTCATCTTGTGGTAGCAGTTTCCACGCAGCATATTGCGGTGTGGAACATCCTGTCGCTTACGTTAATATGGAGCGTACCTCTAAAAATTGCAACTCTTACGGCAGATCCGAAATCAACGTACATGGCTGTTTTCACGACCGATAATTcac tgTTTGTATTCACACCCCACAAATCGACACCCGTCTACACaagaaaagattttatcgaaaataatagttttattttgGGAGCCACCTTTGTACCACATTTGCAAGTGAAACGAGATTCATCGTACAGATCATGGCAACGAAGATCGCAgcttttctttttagattCTAATCAA GAATTATTAACGTTAGAACCAGAATCCGAAGTGACTATTtctcttgaaattttatctacGAATGCAACAGTTCCTGCGACCGCCTTCAGCAACCTAATAGCGAGCACGACTACCTCAGACAAGGAAGTACCCGCTCCATTTATGCACGAACAACTGAGAACAGGAAAAGGAATGGTGAAAGAG CTTCTCAGCGTCTCAGCCCACACATTACCGCCCATGAAGATGCTTTGCGCATCATTCATCACATCTCTGCTCTCGTCATCTGTGTCAAAAACTCAATCACCTGACGATAG
- the LOC122565798 gene encoding polycomb group protein Pc yields the protein MDLGDRVYAAERIIKKREKRGKVEYFVKWKGWSKKHNTWEPEENILDVRLIELYEESQKGGDVTARRPRRRDTRYSEHVLANLVVEEEPGGDERVGEDSQDESTIGSTSAPRLNPVAPDEDTLPSSVDGHESPTAPELSASAFSVDSDCSNSSIDSPLLPRREPTGTKRKAEVLSKESGKIGVTITTSSPSSGSGSPPPNKIPRLLPLKSNPTSPSYHSHKVNGRRPSSSSVKSTPEEPLPAVPTTPAPAVQEKKRAEADVPHGPPPSLPRAPPAPLSPQIDTPLEQPTKKRHLSEQKQEKSNGAVTVDANGHKSPSPTDSYTNNNRLPTVVNGHHSHNNSNNHNNNSSNNNSNTSSVKQTEISKTDMYVPLSSPGTDYWHARNPVADQVFITDVTVNLKTVTIRECKTEKGFFRERDPKSDIY from the exons ATGGATCTAGGTGACAGAGTTTACGCCGCGGAACGGATTATAAAGAAGAGGGAAAAGCGG GGCAAAGTAGAATACTTCGTAAAATGGAAAGGATGGAGCAAAAA ACACAACACATGGGAACCCGAAGAAAACATTTTAGACGTCAggttaattgaattatacgAAGAAAGTCAAAAAGGTGGAGATGTGACTGCAAGGAGACCTAGGCGGAGGGATACTAGATATAgc GAACACGTTCTGGCAAACTTGGTCGTCGAGGAAGAGCCCGGCGGAGACGAGAGAGTCGGAGAAGATAGTCAAGATGAATCAACTATCGGTAGCACCTCCGCGCCTCGCCTAAATCCCGTTGCACCTGACGAAGACACGCTTCCGAGTTCCGTCGACGGGCACGAATCGCCAACAGCCCCAGAATTATCTGCATCCGCGTTCAGTGTTGATTCAGATTGTTCCAATAGTAGTATAGACAGTCCTCTACTGCCTAGGAGAGAACCGACTGGTACGAAAAGAAAGGCCGAGGTTCTCAGCAAAGAATCGGGAAAAATTGGTGTTACCATTACTACGAGCAGTCCAAGCAGCGGTAGTGGAAGTCCTCCTCCAAACAAAATACCTCGACTATTGCCCCTGAAGAGTAATCCAACGTCTCCCTCTTATCAC AGTCACAAGGTAAACGGCAGGAGGCCGTCATCGTCAAGCGTGAAGTCGACACCGGAGGAACCGCTGCCAGCAGTGCCGACGACACCAGCTCCAGCGGTGCAAGAGAAAAAGCGTGCCGAAGCTGACGTGCCTCACGGTCCTCCACCCTCGCTGCCTCGTGCACCGCCAGCACCTCTCTCCCCCCAGATAGACACGCCTCTGGAACAGCCTACCAAAAAGAGGCACTTGTCTGAGCAAAAACAAGAGAAGTCGAACGGAGCTGTGACAGTAGACGCGAACGGTCACAAGTCACCTAGCCCTACGGATTCATATACAAACAACAACAGGTTACCGACCGTCGTCAATGGGCATCACAGTCATAACAATAGCAACAATCATAACAACAACAGTAGTAACAACAATAGCAATACATCGAGTGTGAAGCAGACGGAAATCTCGAAGACCGACATGTATGTCCCTCTTTCAAGTCCTGGTACGGATTACTGGCACGCGCGGAATCCAGTTGCCGATCAGGTGTTCATTACAGACGTGACGGTAAATTTGAAGACCGTTACCATCAGGGAGTGCAAGACTGAAAAAGGATTCTTCCGGGAAAGGGATCCAAAGAGCGATATCTATTAA